In Phragmites australis chromosome 17, lpPhrAust1.1, whole genome shotgun sequence, the following are encoded in one genomic region:
- the LOC133897907 gene encoding uncharacterized protein LOC133897907, with the protein MIGYIESLEKLGFPLSPELATDVILQSLPASFEPFILNFHMNSMEKSMAELHGMLKTAEESIKKSSSHVMMVQKDSKKRKRKDKAKTSDEISSSKPKPVGKPKAGPAASDTCHHCHKTGHWRRNCKLYLEELKKKKGSKTSSSGTEKD; encoded by the exons atgattggttacattgaaagcctggaaaaacttggttttccccttagccctgagttggctacggatgtaattctccagtcgctccctgcgagcttcgagccgttcattttgaactttcatatgaacagcatggagaaaagcatggctgaattgcatgggatgctaaaaactgctgaggaaagcattaagaagagctctagtcatgtgatgatggttcaaaaggatagcaagaagagaaagcgcaaggacaaggctaaaacttcggatgagatctcgagttctaagcctaaacctgttggaaagcccaaggctggccctgccgcttctgacacttgccaccactgccataagactggtcattggcggaggaactgcaaattgtacttggaagaactcaaaaagaagaagggaagtaagacttcatcttcag ggactgaaaaggactag